From a single Micromonospora sp. WMMD1102 genomic region:
- a CDS encoding DUF2231 domain-containing protein: protein MLEEFMGIPAHPFLVHAAVVFVPLLALAAVGYAFLPFVRPHLRWVLGLLAVATPVAALMAKLSGDRFLARLESRNRVSPEYVPRLAEHQDLGTNTLYATIALGVLTLALVLLVKPRTAAVRPAASVEGDGTEGAAAGGAPAAKESPVLSLVFGVLSLAAAGITLYFVFRTGDTGAQAVWQGQ from the coding sequence GTGCTCGAGGAGTTCATGGGCATTCCCGCCCACCCCTTCCTGGTCCATGCCGCAGTGGTCTTCGTGCCACTGCTCGCGCTGGCCGCGGTCGGGTACGCGTTCCTTCCGTTCGTCCGCCCGCACCTGCGCTGGGTGCTGGGGCTGCTCGCCGTCGCCACCCCGGTCGCGGCGCTGATGGCCAAGCTCTCCGGTGACCGATTCCTCGCCCGCCTGGAATCACGTAACCGGGTCAGCCCGGAGTACGTCCCCCGGCTGGCGGAGCACCAGGATCTCGGCACCAACACCCTGTACGCGACCATCGCGCTCGGGGTGCTGACCCTGGCCCTGGTCCTCCTCGTCAAGCCCCGCACCGCCGCCGTACGGCCCGCCGCCAGCGTCGAGGGGGACGGCACGGAGGGCGCGGCTGCCGGAGGTGCGCCGGCCGCCAAGGAGTCGCCGGTGCTCAGCCTGGTCTTCGGGGTGCTCTCCCTGGCGGCGGCCGGGATCACCCTGTACTTCGTGTTCCGTACCGGCGACACCGGCGCCCAGGCGGTGTGGCAGGGCCAGTGA
- a CDS encoding GNAT family N-acetyltransferase, with amino-acid sequence MIRTSRDRNELADLLRRDPHLHAYELGDLDDFYWPYTNWYRCGDAVALLYHGAPRPVLLALHRSPAVLAELLTGLLPLLPRHFEAHLSPGGVEVLARDYPVRTRGAHLKMALTDPDRLARVAPAGEVLTEADVAELTAFYQAAYPGNWFDPRMVETGHYVGLRRDGGLVAVAGVHVWSPRYRVSALGNVTTAPAYRGQGLGSTVVATLCRRLLETVDTVALNVAAENTAAYKLYDRLGFTPVAEYTEYVVGEEPAPAAVPDDDPQ; translated from the coding sequence ATGATCAGGACCAGCCGCGACCGTAACGAGCTGGCCGACCTGCTGCGCCGCGACCCGCACCTGCACGCGTACGAACTCGGCGACCTCGACGACTTCTACTGGCCGTACACCAACTGGTACCGGTGCGGCGACGCCGTGGCGCTGCTCTACCACGGTGCGCCCAGGCCGGTGCTGCTGGCGCTGCACCGCTCCCCGGCGGTGCTGGCCGAACTGCTCACCGGCCTCCTCCCGCTGCTGCCCCGGCACTTCGAGGCACACCTGTCCCCCGGCGGCGTGGAGGTGCTGGCCCGGGACTACCCGGTCCGGACGCGCGGGGCGCACCTGAAGATGGCGCTCACCGACCCCGACCGGCTGGCCCGGGTGGCGCCGGCCGGCGAGGTGCTGACCGAGGCGGACGTCGCGGAGCTGACCGCTTTCTACCAGGCGGCCTATCCGGGCAACTGGTTCGACCCGCGGATGGTCGAGACCGGTCACTACGTCGGGCTGCGCCGGGACGGTGGGCTGGTCGCCGTCGCCGGGGTGCACGTCTGGTCGCCGCGCTACCGGGTGAGCGCGCTGGGCAACGTGACGACCGCTCCGGCGTACCGGGGGCAGGGGCTGGGCAGCACCGTGGTGGCGACGCTCTGCCGGCGGCTGCTGGAGACCGTCGACACGGTGGCGCTGAACGTCGCGGCGGAGAACACCGCCGCGTACAAGCTCTACGACCGGCTCGGCTTCACCCCGGTCGCCGAGTACACCGAGTACGTCGTCGGCGAGGAACCGGCGCCCGCGGCCGTACCGGACGACGATCCACAGTGA
- a CDS encoding CDP-glycerol glycerophosphotransferase family protein has product MRGDLVRKLTVRCLSAGLAVLSFLLLALTSAELLGLALAVAGAAAVWLERRVNPRADLVAEPVLLIAGVLVGYAHRVPESGLNWLVLALTGLTLLGLTLAERPLRDAAELEVRSANLGVRAWPLLVADRLGPAVLVLLAVLAGSAALTLPAWPALLLTVLVGAAAGIGAVGPLALRRLRPSAGQSAVTQALRRHQPEFLLHFSAPPGSEYQVMMWLPYLERIGRPFVVLLREPNFLPAISAATRAPVVVCPTPRSIDEAIVPSLRVAFYVNHGAKNSHCIRYAHLTHIQLHHGDSDKAPSANPVSAIFDRIFVAGQAAIDRYARNGVTIPREKFAIVGRPQVESIAVRREPIRDRADKVVLYTPTWTGHNADVDHCSLPVGEKLVRRLLDRGVTVILRAHPYTSQNPASARQLARIEQLLAEHRAGTGRRHVFGADAARKMSLVDCVNASDALVSDVSAVISDYLYSGKPYAVTDRVGEGDRFVEGFPLAGSGYVLDSELSNLDDVLDRLLESDPLAETRWRTRTRYLGDFPEQHYADGFLDEARRQVAGAGTPPPVPAPRPAPVH; this is encoded by the coding sequence ATGCGTGGCGATCTGGTCAGGAAACTGACCGTCCGGTGTCTGAGTGCCGGCCTGGCCGTGCTGTCCTTCCTGCTCCTCGCCCTCACCTCGGCCGAACTGCTCGGGCTGGCCCTGGCGGTGGCCGGCGCCGCGGCCGTCTGGCTGGAACGCCGGGTCAACCCCCGCGCCGACCTGGTCGCCGAACCGGTGCTGCTGATCGCCGGGGTACTTGTCGGGTACGCGCACCGGGTGCCCGAGTCCGGGCTGAACTGGCTGGTCCTGGCGCTGACCGGGCTGACCCTGCTCGGGCTGACCCTGGCCGAGCGACCGCTGCGGGACGCCGCCGAGCTGGAGGTGCGCTCGGCGAACCTCGGGGTACGGGCCTGGCCGCTGCTGGTCGCCGACCGGCTCGGGCCGGCTGTGCTGGTCCTGCTGGCCGTACTCGCCGGCAGTGCGGCGCTGACCCTGCCGGCCTGGCCCGCCCTGCTGCTCACCGTGCTGGTCGGCGCGGCGGCCGGAATCGGCGCGGTCGGGCCGCTCGCGCTGCGTCGACTGCGTCCCTCGGCCGGGCAGAGCGCGGTCACCCAGGCGCTGCGCCGGCACCAGCCGGAGTTCCTGCTGCACTTCTCCGCGCCGCCCGGCTCGGAATACCAGGTGATGATGTGGCTGCCCTACCTGGAGCGGATCGGGCGGCCGTTCGTGGTGCTGCTGCGGGAGCCGAACTTCCTGCCGGCGATCTCGGCCGCCACCAGGGCGCCGGTGGTGGTCTGCCCGACGCCGCGATCCATCGACGAGGCGATCGTGCCGAGCCTGCGGGTGGCGTTCTACGTCAACCACGGCGCCAAGAACAGCCACTGCATCCGGTACGCCCACCTCACGCACATCCAGCTGCACCACGGCGACAGCGACAAGGCGCCGAGCGCCAACCCGGTCTCCGCGATCTTCGACCGGATCTTCGTGGCCGGGCAGGCGGCGATCGACAGGTACGCCCGAAACGGTGTGACGATCCCCCGGGAGAAGTTCGCGATCGTCGGCCGCCCGCAGGTGGAGTCGATAGCGGTACGCCGGGAGCCGATCCGGGACCGGGCCGACAAGGTGGTGCTCTACACGCCGACCTGGACCGGGCACAACGCCGACGTCGACCACTGCTCGCTGCCGGTCGGCGAGAAGCTGGTCCGCCGGCTGCTGGACCGGGGCGTGACGGTGATCCTGCGGGCCCACCCCTACACCTCGCAGAACCCGGCGTCGGCCCGGCAGCTCGCCCGGATCGAGCAGCTCCTCGCCGAGCACCGGGCCGGCACCGGACGGCGGCACGTCTTCGGCGCCGACGCGGCCCGGAAGATGAGCCTGGTCGACTGCGTCAACGCCTCCGACGCGCTGGTCTCGGACGTCTCCGCGGTGATCTCCGACTACCTCTACTCGGGCAAGCCGTACGCGGTCACCGACCGGGTCGGCGAGGGCGACCGGTTCGTCGAGGGCTTCCCGCTGGCCGGCTCGGGCTACGTACTGGACTCGGAGCTGTCCAACCTGGACGACGTGCTGGACCGGCTGCTGGAGAGCGATCCACTGGCCGAGACCCGGTGGCGGACCCGGACCCGCTATCTCGGCGACTTCCCGGAGCAGCACTACGCCGACGGGTTCCTCGACGAGGCCCGCCGGCAGGTGGCCGGGGCCGGTACGCCTCCGCCGGTACCGGCACCCCGCCCCGCCCCGGTCCACTGA
- a CDS encoding bifunctional cytidylyltransferase/SDR family oxidoreductase: MAHDPATKPDVGPAAGPRPDVAAPWRPTRTVAVVLAGGTGTRVGLGIPKQLLKIAGKPIVEHTITVFESAPEIDEILVLMAPGFVAEARQIVDRAGFRKVSQVIEGGDTRNATTRLALDALGPDDCNVLFHDAVRPLLSPRIVRECVNALWRHCAVDVAIPSADTIIQVDDDDCITDIPVRARLRRGQTPQAFRSSTIRAAYELAGQDPEFSATDDCGVVLRYLPEVPIKVIDGSDENIKVTHPVDVHLADKLFQLAAAQAPRLLDERAYVEELSGRTVVVFGGSHGIGARLAEVARGYGADVFPVSRSGTGTHVERAEDVAAALRGAFEATGRIDHVVVTAGVLRMGALAEMDEATIAHMLQVNLVAPVDIARQALPYLRQTRGQLLLYTSSSYTRGRARYALYSATKAAVVNLTQALADEWSEFGVRVNCVNPERTATPMRTRAFGEEPEHTLLAADTVARVSLDVLLSGLTGQVVDVRRSPGDPAAGSGDPAAGSVDRPGDPAAEEPTHVELVPQPRVGTP, encoded by the coding sequence ATGGCACATGACCCGGCGACGAAGCCGGACGTCGGCCCGGCCGCAGGCCCCCGCCCCGACGTCGCCGCGCCGTGGCGGCCGACCCGGACCGTGGCGGTGGTGCTGGCCGGGGGCACCGGGACCCGGGTCGGGCTCGGCATCCCCAAGCAGCTGCTCAAGATCGCCGGCAAGCCGATCGTGGAACACACCATCACCGTCTTCGAGTCCGCGCCCGAGATCGACGAGATCCTGGTGCTGATGGCGCCCGGCTTCGTGGCCGAGGCGCGCCAGATCGTGGACCGGGCCGGCTTCCGCAAGGTCAGCCAGGTGATCGAGGGCGGCGACACCCGCAACGCCACCACCCGGCTTGCGCTGGACGCACTCGGCCCGGACGACTGCAACGTGCTCTTCCACGACGCGGTCCGGCCGCTGCTGAGCCCCCGGATCGTCCGGGAGTGCGTGAACGCGCTCTGGCGGCACTGCGCCGTCGACGTGGCCATCCCGTCCGCCGACACGATCATCCAGGTGGACGACGACGACTGCATCACCGACATCCCGGTCCGGGCCCGGCTGCGCCGGGGCCAGACCCCGCAGGCGTTCCGGTCCAGCACCATCCGGGCGGCGTACGAGCTGGCCGGGCAGGACCCGGAGTTCAGCGCCACCGACGACTGCGGGGTGGTGCTGCGCTACCTGCCCGAGGTGCCGATCAAGGTGATCGACGGCTCGGACGAGAACATCAAGGTGACCCATCCGGTCGACGTACACCTGGCGGACAAACTGTTCCAGCTCGCCGCCGCCCAGGCGCCCCGGCTGCTGGACGAGCGGGCGTACGTCGAGGAGCTGAGCGGCCGTACCGTGGTGGTCTTCGGTGGCAGCCACGGGATCGGGGCGCGGCTGGCCGAGGTGGCCCGCGGTTACGGCGCGGACGTCTTCCCGGTCAGCCGGTCCGGCACCGGCACCCACGTGGAGCGCGCCGAGGACGTCGCCGCCGCACTGCGCGGGGCGTTCGAGGCGACCGGCCGGATCGACCACGTGGTGGTGACCGCCGGGGTGCTCCGGATGGGCGCCCTCGCCGAGATGGACGAGGCGACGATCGCGCACATGCTCCAGGTGAACCTGGTCGCCCCGGTGGACATCGCCCGGCAGGCGCTGCCCTACCTGCGGCAGACCAGGGGCCAGCTGCTGCTCTACACCTCCAGCTCCTACACCCGGGGCCGGGCCCGGTACGCCCTCTACTCGGCCACCAAGGCCGCCGTGGTCAACCTCACCCAGGCGCTCGCCGACGAGTGGTCGGAGTTCGGCGTACGGGTGAACTGCGTCAACCCCGAGCGGACCGCGACCCCGATGCGGACCCGGGCGTTCGGCGAGGAGCCGGAGCACACCCTGCTGGCCGCCGACACGGTGGCCCGGGTCTCGCTGGACGTGCTGCTCTCCGGGCTGACCGGCCAGGTGGTCGACGTCCGCCGCTCCCCCGGCGACCCGGCCGCCGGATCGGGCGACCCGGCCGCCGGATCAGTCGACCGACCGGGCGACCCGGCCGCCGAGGAGCCGACCCACGTCGAGCTCGTGCCACAGCCCCGGGTCGGCACCCCCTAG
- a CDS encoding ABC transporter ATP-binding protein has product MAEPTNVRTDVSASTAADGSRIPTVVVDDVHVTYRVHGAGQGGSGGAVGALKRMVSGTKAPTVREVHAVKGVSFTAYRGEAIGLIGSNGSGKSTLLRAIAGLLPTNRGAIYTQGQPSLLGVNAALLNDLSGERNVMLGCLAMGMTPAEVRELTPGIITFSGINERGDFASLPMRTYSSGMAARLRFSIAAAKKHDVLLIDEALATGDARFRRRSERRVRELRAGAGTVFLVSHSISSIRDTCERSIWLESGLIRADGPTAEVIAQYDEFMNQK; this is encoded by the coding sequence GTGGCTGAGCCGACAAACGTACGGACCGACGTCTCGGCGTCCACCGCCGCCGACGGTTCCCGGATCCCCACCGTCGTCGTCGACGACGTGCACGTCACCTACCGGGTGCACGGCGCCGGCCAGGGCGGCAGCGGCGGTGCGGTCGGCGCGCTCAAGCGGATGGTCAGCGGCACCAAGGCGCCGACGGTCCGCGAGGTGCACGCGGTCAAGGGCGTCAGCTTCACCGCGTACCGGGGCGAGGCCATCGGGCTGATCGGCAGCAACGGCTCCGGCAAGTCGACCCTGCTGCGGGCGATCGCCGGGCTGCTGCCCACCAACCGGGGCGCGATCTACACCCAGGGCCAGCCGTCGCTGCTCGGGGTGAACGCGGCCCTGCTCAACGACCTCTCCGGGGAACGCAACGTCATGCTCGGCTGCCTGGCGATGGGGATGACCCCGGCCGAGGTGCGCGAACTCACCCCGGGGATCATCACCTTCTCCGGGATCAACGAGCGCGGCGACTTCGCCTCGCTGCCGATGCGGACGTACTCGTCCGGGATGGCCGCCCGGCTCCGGTTCTCCATCGCGGCGGCGAAGAAGCACGACGTACTGCTGATCGACGAGGCGCTGGCCACCGGGGACGCCCGGTTCCGGCGGCGCAGCGAGCGGCGGGTCCGGGAACTGCGGGCCGGAGCCGGCACGGTCTTCCTGGTCAGCCACAGCATCAGCTCGATCCGGGACACCTGCGAACGGTCGATCTGGCTGGAATCAGGGCTGATCCGGGCGGACGGGCCGACCGCCGAGGTGATCGCCCAGTACGACGAGTTCATGAACCAGAAGTGA
- a CDS encoding ABC transporter permease, whose product MATTAVADPDSGLTGAQLAARYGLGVAGERPRLAAYIRQLWSYRHFIAAYANARLAASFSTARLGRLWQVLTPLTNAAVYYLIFGVILGTSREVENFIAYLCTGLFVFTFTQSVVSSGVQAISGNLGLIRALHFPRASLPIAITLTQFQQLLASIVVLAAIVLVDGEPVTLEWLLVIPAVVLQSIFNAGVAMAVARLGAKITDVKQIVPFVMRTWMYASGVLYSVVYFERHLPETVAWLVQLNPLLVYIELMRHALMETAPVTSSATQSWLLAVGWAIVAGVLGFVYFWRGEREYGRG is encoded by the coding sequence ATGGCCACTACGGCGGTAGCCGACCCCGATTCAGGACTGACCGGCGCCCAGCTCGCGGCCCGGTACGGTCTTGGCGTCGCCGGTGAAAGACCCCGTCTCGCCGCGTACATCCGGCAGCTGTGGTCCTACCGGCACTTCATCGCCGCCTACGCCAACGCCAGGTTGGCGGCGTCGTTCAGCACCGCCCGGCTGGGTCGGCTCTGGCAGGTGCTCACCCCGCTGACAAACGCGGCCGTCTATTACCTGATCTTCGGGGTGATCCTCGGCACCAGCAGGGAGGTCGAGAACTTCATCGCCTATCTCTGCACCGGGCTGTTCGTGTTCACCTTCACCCAGTCCGTGGTGAGTTCCGGGGTGCAGGCGATCAGTGGCAACCTCGGCCTGATCCGGGCCCTGCACTTCCCCCGGGCCAGCCTGCCGATCGCGATCACGCTGACCCAGTTCCAGCAGCTCCTCGCCTCCATCGTCGTGCTGGCCGCGATCGTGCTGGTGGACGGCGAACCGGTCACCCTCGAGTGGCTGCTGGTGATCCCGGCGGTGGTGCTCCAGTCGATCTTCAACGCCGGGGTGGCGATGGCGGTCGCCCGGCTCGGCGCCAAGATCACCGATGTGAAGCAGATCGTCCCGTTCGTGATGCGCACCTGGATGTACGCCTCTGGCGTGCTCTACAGCGTGGTCTACTTCGAGCGGCACCTGCCCGAGACGGTGGCCTGGCTGGTCCAGCTCAACCCGCTGCTGGTCTACATCGAGCTGATGCGGCACGCGCTGATGGAGACGGCACCGGTCACCTCGTCGGCGACCCAGAGCTGGCTGCTCGCCGTCGGCTGGGCGATCGTGGCCGGCGTACTGGGATTCGTCTACTTCTGGCGTGGCGAGAGGGAGTACGGCCGTGGCTGA
- a CDS encoding TetR/AcrR family transcriptional regulator: MATDNRRAPAGAAVLRGEITAAIRQAVLQELAAVGYGRLSIEAVARRAGVGKTAVYRRWNSKLELVLEIVSRVAGRSLPLPDTGSLRGDLDILLRIVAKALRHPLASQIIPDLLAEAARNPQIAQTLQEALHANQRDIGILLIGRAVDRGELPAGADPDVAVDLIVGPLYWRLAVTRTPLQEDYLQRMVAAIATALGADDTVAAGGGN, encoded by the coding sequence GTGGCGACCGACAACCGGCGAGCTCCAGCGGGAGCGGCGGTACTCCGAGGGGAGATCACCGCCGCGATCCGCCAGGCTGTGTTGCAGGAACTCGCCGCGGTCGGCTACGGACGTCTCTCGATCGAGGCGGTGGCCCGGCGGGCCGGCGTCGGCAAGACGGCGGTCTATCGCCGGTGGAACTCCAAGCTGGAACTGGTGCTGGAGATCGTCTCCCGGGTCGCGGGGCGTAGCCTACCGTTACCGGACACCGGCAGCCTACGCGGAGACCTCGACATCCTGTTGCGGATCGTGGCCAAGGCGCTCCGGCACCCGCTGGCCTCGCAGATCATCCCGGATCTCCTCGCCGAGGCCGCCCGCAACCCGCAGATCGCGCAGACGCTCCAGGAGGCCCTGCACGCCAACCAGCGGGACATCGGCATACTGTTGATCGGCCGGGCGGTCGACCGGGGCGAGCTGCCCGCCGGCGCCGACCCGGACGTCGCGGTCGACCTGATCGTCGGCCCGCTCTACTGGCGGCTCGCCGTGACCCGCACCCCCCTGCAAGAGGACTACCTGCAACGGATGGTCGCCGCGATCGCCACCGCCCTCGGCGCGGACGACACGGTCGCGGCAGGAGGGGGCAACTGA
- a CDS encoding DegT/DnrJ/EryC1/StrS family aminotransferase, which produces MTGQHPDPIPPAKPVIGEAEIEAAVRVLRSGRVVQGPEVAAFEEEFSELVAGRHCVAVNSGTSALHLALLALGVGPGDEVVVPSFSFAASANAVRLVGAEPVFVDIEPGSFCVDPDAVAAAITPRTVAIMPVHLYGHPAAMDRLVPIAERHGLAIVEDAAQAHGAALNGVPVGSFGAAGCFSFYPTKNMHALEGGMITTGDPELARTLRLLRNQGMEQRYANEIVGANMRLTDVAAAIGRVQLGQLPEWTEQRRSNAKFLDSRITGMVTPPVADAARHVYHQYTVRVTGDRDAAQRHLQERGVGNAVYYPTPIHRLKPYLDEDGKPGPWDLPETERASREVVSLPIHPSLTQAQLERIAEAANTVAGAR; this is translated from the coding sequence ATGACTGGGCAGCACCCAGACCCGATCCCACCCGCGAAGCCAGTGATCGGAGAAGCCGAGATCGAGGCCGCTGTGCGGGTGCTCCGCAGTGGCCGGGTGGTGCAGGGGCCGGAGGTGGCCGCGTTCGAGGAGGAGTTCTCCGAGCTGGTGGCGGGCCGGCACTGCGTGGCGGTCAACTCCGGCACGTCCGCACTGCACCTGGCCCTGCTCGCCCTGGGCGTCGGCCCCGGTGACGAGGTCGTCGTGCCGTCGTTCTCGTTCGCCGCGAGCGCGAACGCGGTCCGGCTGGTCGGCGCGGAGCCGGTCTTCGTGGACATCGAGCCCGGCAGCTTCTGCGTCGACCCGGACGCGGTCGCGGCGGCGATCACCCCGCGCACCGTGGCGATCATGCCGGTGCACCTCTACGGGCACCCGGCCGCGATGGACCGGCTGGTGCCGATCGCCGAGCGGCACGGCCTGGCGATCGTCGAGGACGCCGCCCAGGCGCACGGCGCCGCACTGAACGGGGTACCGGTGGGCAGCTTCGGCGCCGCCGGCTGCTTCAGCTTCTACCCGACCAAGAACATGCACGCCCTGGAGGGCGGCATGATCACCACCGGTGACCCGGAGCTGGCGCGTACCCTGCGGCTGCTGCGCAACCAGGGCATGGAGCAGCGGTACGCCAACGAGATCGTCGGCGCCAACATGCGGCTGACCGACGTGGCCGCCGCGATCGGCCGGGTGCAGCTGGGTCAGCTTCCGGAGTGGACCGAGCAGCGCCGGTCGAACGCGAAGTTCCTCGACTCCCGGATCACCGGCATGGTCACCCCGCCGGTCGCCGACGCGGCCCGGCACGTCTACCACCAGTACACCGTCCGGGTCACCGGTGACCGGGACGCCGCCCAGCGGCACCTCCAGGAGCGGGGCGTGGGCAACGCCGTGTACTACCCGACCCCGATCCACCGGCTCAAGCCGTACCTGGACGAGGACGGCAAGCCGGGCCCGTGGGACCTGCCGGAGACCGAGCGGGCCTCCCGCGAGGTCGTGTCGCTGCCGATCCACCCGTCGCTGACCCAGGCACAGCTGGAGCGGATCGCCGAGGCAGCGAACACTGTGGCGGGTGCCCGATGA
- a CDS encoding Gfo/Idh/MocA family oxidoreductase, producing MSGQARALRAGLIGLGAMGRNHARVLSGLDGVDLVGVVDPAGDPTGALPVPVVPTVAELLALKLDYAVVACPTALHESVGLELAANGVCALIEKPLAQSVEAATRLVEAFETAGLVAGVGHIERYNPALQSLRLRLEAGELGEVYQVVTRRQGPFPHRIADVGVVMDLATHDIDLTSWVTGQEYTSVSARTVSRSGRLHEDMVAAVGQLADGTMVNHLVNWLSPLKERSTVITGDRGCFVADTLTADLTFYANGAIDTEWEALRAFRGVAEGDMVRYAIPKREPLLVEHERFRDAVEGKESDIVTLRQGLRTVEVSAAVLRSATDGSTIQLAPRGSAADVATVS from the coding sequence ATGAGCGGGCAGGCACGCGCACTGCGCGCCGGCCTGATCGGGCTCGGCGCGATGGGCCGCAACCACGCCCGGGTGCTCTCCGGGCTGGACGGTGTCGACCTGGTCGGCGTCGTCGACCCGGCCGGTGACCCGACCGGCGCGCTGCCGGTGCCGGTGGTCCCCACTGTGGCCGAGCTGCTCGCCCTCAAGCTCGACTACGCGGTGGTGGCCTGCCCGACCGCGCTGCACGAGTCGGTCGGCCTGGAACTGGCCGCGAACGGCGTCTGCGCGCTGATCGAGAAGCCGCTCGCCCAGTCCGTCGAGGCCGCGACCCGGCTGGTGGAGGCGTTCGAGACGGCCGGACTGGTCGCCGGGGTGGGGCACATCGAGCGGTACAACCCGGCGTTGCAGAGCCTGCGGCTGCGGCTGGAGGCGGGCGAGCTGGGCGAGGTCTACCAGGTGGTGACCCGGCGGCAGGGCCCGTTCCCGCACCGGATCGCCGACGTCGGCGTGGTGATGGACCTGGCCACCCACGACATCGACCTGACCAGCTGGGTCACCGGGCAGGAATACACCTCGGTCTCGGCCCGTACGGTGTCGCGCAGCGGCCGGCTGCACGAGGACATGGTGGCGGCGGTCGGCCAGCTCGCCGACGGCACGATGGTCAACCACCTGGTCAACTGGCTGAGCCCGCTCAAGGAGCGGTCCACGGTGATCACCGGTGACCGGGGCTGCTTCGTCGCCGACACGCTCACCGCCGACCTCACCTTCTACGCCAACGGCGCCATCGACACCGAGTGGGAGGCCCTGCGTGCCTTCCGGGGCGTCGCCGAGGGCGACATGGTGCGGTACGCGATCCCGAAGCGGGAGCCGCTGCTGGTCGAGCACGAGCGGTTCCGCGACGCGGTGGAGGGCAAGGAGAGCGACATCGTGACGCTGCGCCAGGGCCTGCGTACGGTCGAGGTCTCCGCCGCGGTGCTCCGGTCCGCGACGGACGGCAGCACCATCCAGCTGGCCCCCCGGGGTTCGGCGGCGGACGTCGCCACCGTCTCCTAG
- the wecB gene encoding UDP-N-acetylglucosamine 2-epimerase (non-hydrolyzing): protein MKVVSVVGARPQLVKLAPIAAAFARTEHEHVIVHTGQHYDVNLSDVFFSGLGIPDPAVHLGVGSGGHGAQTGRILEAIDPVFAAERPDWVLVYGDTNSTLAGAVSAVKQHIRVAHLEAGLRSFNRRMPEEHNRVLTDHAADLLLAPTQEALRHLANEGLADRAVLTGDVMVDVCLSIRDSILAGERPAPELPEGVDPAEPYLLATLHRAENTDDPARLATLVAALAELPVPVVLLAHPRLLARAEAQGLKLAQGALRVGSPVGYAAMVAAVLGSVGVVTDSGGLQKEAYLLGRPCTTLRSETEWLETLDGDWNRLVADPALLGPGEWVGTATRPAPGTPPGTPFGDGRAAERVVEILESRLAG from the coding sequence GTGAAGGTAGTCAGTGTCGTCGGTGCCCGTCCGCAACTGGTCAAGCTGGCGCCGATAGCGGCCGCTTTCGCCCGTACGGAGCACGAGCACGTGATCGTGCACACCGGGCAGCACTACGACGTGAACCTCTCCGACGTGTTCTTCTCCGGACTCGGCATCCCGGACCCGGCGGTACACCTCGGCGTCGGCTCCGGCGGCCACGGGGCGCAGACCGGGCGGATCCTGGAGGCCATCGACCCGGTCTTCGCCGCCGAGCGACCGGACTGGGTGCTGGTCTACGGCGACACCAACTCGACGCTCGCCGGTGCGGTGTCGGCGGTGAAGCAGCACATCAGGGTCGCGCACCTGGAGGCCGGCCTGCGTTCGTTCAACCGGCGGATGCCGGAGGAGCACAACCGGGTGCTCACCGACCACGCCGCCGACCTGCTGCTGGCGCCGACCCAGGAGGCGCTGCGCCACCTGGCGAACGAGGGGCTCGCCGACCGGGCGGTGCTCACCGGTGACGTGATGGTCGACGTCTGCCTGTCGATCAGGGACTCGATCCTGGCCGGCGAGCGGCCCGCGCCGGAGCTGCCCGAGGGGGTCGACCCGGCGGAGCCGTACCTGCTCGCCACGCTGCACCGGGCGGAGAACACCGACGACCCGGCCCGGCTGGCGACGCTCGTCGCGGCCCTGGCCGAGCTGCCGGTGCCGGTCGTACTGCTCGCGCACCCCCGGCTGCTGGCCAGGGCCGAGGCGCAGGGACTCAAGCTGGCGCAGGGCGCCCTGCGGGTCGGGTCGCCGGTCGGCTACGCCGCGATGGTCGCCGCGGTGCTGGGTTCGGTGGGCGTGGTGACCGACTCGGGCGGCCTGCAGAAGGAGGCGTACCTGCTGGGGCGCCCGTGCACGACGTTGCGGTCCGAGACGGAGTGGCTGGAGACGCTCGACGGCGACTGGAACCGGCTCGTCGCCGACCCGGCCCTGCTCGGGCCCGGTGAGTGGGTCGGCACGGCCACCCGCCCGGCCCCCGGCACACCGCCCGGGACCCCGTTCGGCGACGGGCGGGCCGCCGAACGCGTCGTCGAGATCCTCGAGAGCCGGTTGGCCGGCTGA